One window from the genome of Pyxicephalus adspersus chromosome 6, UCB_Pads_2.0, whole genome shotgun sequence encodes:
- the PPM1F gene encoding protein phosphatase 1F produces MAEEEAAVRELLAAVLRDLAAPEGHPRPQNRKLSRGEAEGELCEAVLRLVGGRGGPSWLAASLTRAAVDQTLQNDLCSFVEKKGDVEGSQEDGETEDLLSLDALFQQCLTHVQDVGSQWQKQLPSPPTSERTLYVSVHAIRNTRRKMEDRHVTLLDFNQLFGITDGVPRSYFAVFDGHGGLDAANYAATHVHVMLARHEALLSDPARALKEAFQRTDAMFLKKAKREKLRSGTTGVCVMLEGDRLHVAWLGDSQALLVQQGNPVILMEPHKPEREDERERIEALGGCLTYMGCWRVNGTLAVSRAIGDIDQKPYVSGEGDVTTHILSDTEDFLVLACDGFYDSVTSSEVPSLVLGHLQEKSGDGQHVAEKLVAAAKEGGSSDNITVMVVFLREPAKILEDFLAHESVEPEPLFNFGDVDAEVESDNAG; encoded by the exons ATGGCGGAGGAGGAGGCAGCGGTAAGGGAGCTGCTGGCGGCGGTGCTGCGGGACCTGGCCGCCCCAGAGGGACACCCGAGGCCACAAAACAGAAAGCTGAGCCGTGGCGAGGCAGAGGGCGAACTGTGCGAAGCGGTGCTGCGGCTGGTGGGCGGAAG aggTGGTCCATcatggcttgctgccagccttaCCAGGGCTGCTGTTGACCAAACACTGCAGAATGACTTATGCTCATTTGTGGAAAAGAAAGGAGATGTAGAGGGATCACAAGAAGATGGCGAGACTGAAGATC TTCTCAGCTTAGATGCCTTATTCCAGCAATGCCTTACCCATGTCCAAGATGTGGGCAGTCAGTGGCAAAAGCAGCTGCCTTCTCCACCTACTTCTGAGCGCACATTATATGTGTCTGTCCATGCCATCCGAaatacacgaaggaaaatggaaGATCGGCATGTGACGCTGTTGGACTTCAATCAGCTTTTTGGAATTACG gATGGAGTTCCGCGGTCATACTTTGCTGTTTTTGATGGACATGGTGGATTGGATGCTGCCAATTATGCTGCCACCCATGTCCATGTGATGTTGGCTCGTCATGAAGCATTATTGTCGGACCCGGCTCGAGCTTTGAAAGAGGCATTTCAACGTACAGATGCTATGTTCCTCAAGAAAGCAAAGCGAGAG AAATTGCGCAGTGGTACCACTGGTGTGTgcgtcatgttggaaggtgatcGACTGCATGTAGCTTGGTTGGGAGATTCCCAAGCACTTCTCGTACAGCAGGGAAATCCAGTCATCCTAATGGAGCCCCACAAGCCAGAACGAGAG GATGAACGTGAAAGAATAGAAGCTCTTGGTGGTTGTCTTACTTATATGGGGTGCTGGCGGGTCAATGGTACCCTTGCAGTGTCCAGAGCCATTG GTGACATTGACCAAAAGCCATACGTGTCTGGAGAAGGGGATGTTACCACTCACATTCTCAGTGACACCGAAGATTTCCTGGTTTTAGCCTGTGATGGATTTTACGATTCTGTGACATCATCTGAGGTGCCCAGCCTTGTTCTTGGTCACCTTCAAGAGAAAAGTGGGGATGGACAGCATGTTGCTGAGAAACTAGTGGCTGCAGCAAAAGAGGGTGGTTCTAGTGACAACATCACAGTGATGGTGGTCTTTCTGCGGGAGCCAGCAAAAATCCTAGAAGATTTTCTAGCTCATGAAAGTGTGGAGCCAGAACCTCTGTTTAATTTCGGAGACGTTGACGCAGAGGTTGAATCAGACAATGCAGGCTGA